One Engystomops pustulosus chromosome 7, aEngPut4.maternal, whole genome shotgun sequence DNA window includes the following coding sequences:
- the LOC140070288 gene encoding vomeronasal type-2 receptor 26-like — protein MTLGYHIYDSCSEPRKAIKSVLHMLSGPGETVPNYSCRKNWRLVGFIGDQSSGTTLPITELLTIYKYPVVSTISFFGVRVGDPISYGATDRFLSSRQHFPTFLRTIYNDYKTNVFLAGLIKYFGWNWVGIITSSNESGLQEAHSLFYFLNKHHICVAFILHNSLTSSQTRSPDYQRYLEFVQKYSVQVVILCGTYHDLIFEFYLTKWLQDVTLILSPSWAPNLVLIKKYPRIFNCSLSLEPPSLVTSEFTDFYNDFYPLKYPDDKLLQNLWMTTFHCLSGDRGKDEMYEKIYGTPLHNCTGRERIGGIWSDLSQDMDDPVYNAVELMANALNTINFSFSDWSDNEEVYRYQASVGNYVPEEWKTVVVKLAFLQFGVEMIGTKWTKNLKYVCLVGLKISRNLRLSDINEHGELETKYFIYNNIIVNQTWYKVHVGSFLQYTTKLYNRTINVTSITWKTINNEIPKAQCSERCLPGSERIQGNSIHPCCYRCVPCSEGTISSESDNETCRACPDHEWPNMNKTQCISKLVEFLLFPEDMISVIVLSGSFVLLTSAAVTFAIFARYQDTPIVRANNKNLSFVLLVSIMLSFLCVFLFLGRPVDITCMLRQISTGIFLSVSISSLLAKTIMVYIAFKATRPGSVWRTWTGVRLPNCVLLICSSVQVVLCMSWVTLSPPFQELDTHSYKEKVVVQCNEGSDLWFYSVLGYMGVLAAISFIIAFLARTLPDSFNEAKYITFSMLVFYSVWIAMIPAYLSTRGKYMVAVEIFAILTSNAGLLGCIFLPKCYIILFKPELNTREHLLEHKNTMLHP, from the exons ATGACCCTGGGATATCACATTTATGACTCTTGTTCAGAACCAAGGAAGGCGATAAAGAGTGTCCTGCACATGTTATCAGGCCCCGGGGAGACCGTCCCTAATTACTCCTGCAGAAAGAACTGGAGATTGGTCGGTTTTATCGGGGACCAGAGCTCTGGGACAACTTTACCGATAACTGAGCTTCTCACCATATATAAATATCCGGTGGTGAGTACAATAAGTTTCTTTGGAGTCCGAGTCGGTGATCCA ATCAGTTACGGAGCCACAGATCGTTTTTTATCGAGTCGTCAACATTTCCCAACTTTTCTACGGACAATTTACAATGATTATAAAACAAATGTTTTCCTAGCTGGACTTATCAAATACTTTGGATGGAATTGGGTTGGAATCATAACATCTAGTAATGAGAGTGGACTTCAAGAAGCTCATTCATTGTTCTACTTTCTGAACAAACATCACATCTGTGTGGCATTCATATTACATAACAGCCTTACATCATCTCAGACCAGATCTCCAGATTATCAAAGATATTTGGAGTTTGTTCAAAAATATTCAGTCCAGGTTGTCATCCTTTGTGGGACTTATCATGACCTAATATTTGAGTTTTACCTGACCAAGTGGCTCCAGGATGTGACCTTGATCTTGTCGCCTTCCTGGGCCCCTAATTTAGTTCTTATAAAGAAATATCCAAGAATTTTCAATTGCAGTTTGTCTCTTGAGCCTCCATCATTGGTTACCTCTGAATTCACTgatttttacaatgatttttacccTTTAAAATACCCTGATGATAAATTGCTTCAGAATTTGTGGATGACAACATTTCACTGCCTATCAGGGGACAGAGGAAAAGATGAAATGTATGAGAAGATTTATGGGACACCTCTACACAACTGCACTGGTCGGGAACGTATTGGAGGGATCTGGAGTGACCTGTCTCAGGACATGGATGATCCGGTGTACAATGCTGTAGAACTTATGGCCAATGCCCTAAACACAATAAACTTTTCCTTTAGTGACTGGTCCGATAATGAGGAAGTCTATCGATACCAG gcctctgtcggaaattatgtaccCGAGGAATGGAAGACGGTggtggtgaaactggcatttctccagtttggcgtagagatgattgGCACGAAGTGGACCAAGAACTTGAAGTACGTGtgtctggtgggactcaag ataAGCCGCAATTTGAGACTTTCTGACATTAATGAGCATGGAGAACTGGAaaccaaatacttcatttataacAATATAATAGTCAACCAAACCTGGTATAAAGTTCATGTTGGGTCCTTCCTCCAGTACACTACAAAGCTTTATAACAGGACAATCAATGTCACTTCCATTACATGGAAAACCATCAACAATGAG ATCCCAAAGGCTCAATGCTCGGAAAGGTGTCTACCAGGAAGTGAAAGGATCCAGGGAAATTCTATACATCCTTGCTGTTACCGCTGTGTGCCGTGTTCTGAAGGAACCATCTCCAGTGAATCAG ACAATGAAACCTGTAGAGCCTGTCCTGACCACGAGTGGCCCAATATGAACAAGACTCAATGTATCTCCAAACTGGTGGAATTTCTGTTGTTTCCTGAGGACATGATATCAGTTATTGTTCTATCAGGATCTTTTGTACTTTTGACATCTGCTGCAGTAACATTTGCTATATTTGCAAGATACCAAGACACCCCCATAGTGAGAGCCAATAACAAGAACCTGAGCTTtgttctcctggtctccatcatgctgagcttcctctgtgtcttcttgTTCCTCGGTCGTCCTGTGGATATAACCTGCATGTTACGTCAGATCTCTACTGGAATATTCCTCTCAGTGTCCATCTCTTCATTGTTGGCCAAGACCATCATGGTTTACATCGCCTTCAAAGCCACCAGGCCTGGAAGTGTGTGGAGAACATGGACTGGAGTGAGACTCCCTAATTGTGTGCTCCTGATCTGCTCCTCGGTCCAGGTTGTCCTCTGTATGAGTTGGGTGAccctctctcctcccttccaGGAGCTGGACACACACTCTTATAAGGAGAAGGTCGTAGTTcagtgtaatgaagggtcagatcTTTGGTTCTACTCTGTCCTGGGTTATATGGGGGTTCTGGCTGCGATTAGTTTTATTATAGCTTTCTTAGccaggacattaccggacagttttaatgaggccaagtacatcaccttcagcatgctggtgttctacagtgtctggatcgccatgatcccggcttatctcagcaccagagggaaatacatggtggccgtGGAGATATTTGCCATCCTGACCTCTAACGCTGGGCTGCTGGGATGTATATTCCTCCCAAAATGTTATATAATTCTGTTCAAGCCTGAGCTAAATACAAGAGAACATTTACTAGAACATAAAAATACAATGTTACATCCCTGA